A window of the Clupea harengus chromosome 8, Ch_v2.0.2, whole genome shotgun sequence genome harbors these coding sequences:
- the LOC105906580 gene encoding neuronal tyrosine-phosphorylated phosphoinositide-3-kinase adapter 1, with translation MSSGSAQDVAVEHFLRDIERRGQRLHCAVIGCEEEHPRGDMNLLYRKSRLDWRNRDQDSSKKSSSHKDASSATVGKVRDLASFRRHFRMGFMTMPASQDLSPHSCASAMAPRSQSCHAVGAGEPGGLENGDYPDCDGQHPSHGNRNPPTKPKRHPSTRLTSTPQQEHPPRGSMVGHPPLEAPPPPPPPPPPAQGSQGHHSSGKHGDKKNAMKKSDSGEMAGKKVPPLKPKRSPSTQLSFDPPLARMSTPATPLPFQSGEPSPQSGEGGGLDDEPVYIEMVGQVFTRESAATPHPPPLTPSATTPDSDSDPGEAIYEEMKYPLPDNREAHRRLQLRNERLKTSKSHHHHHHHHASNAVSAASSPSVASSALPRPSSSSPACSSSSKPKATVSISHSSPLPCSSSSSSSTPVPLSSSPHPPRAPTPYLLQGGKSELDSNSKIPAPFPNLLQHKPPLLAFPQPAAASSGVGAQHKSTSSSSSSSSTTAAAASSSSASKNAQSSSSLSGGASSSSAGGGHSGSGGSSSLPNSSKESSGGSGSAQDKQQAERREAQLGPAPGLRARSHSTPLPPSSKSSSPYSHHHNHHHHHNHHPHHRPSHYHHYRKPDKETGKATCSASSFTSSSCQSTAQTQGKEGKSVSFLLKSDKPERERDRDRDRDRDRDRERTGRGTGIETGTGTGIERGTRPLTRPPPHTRATHTPPRAPPAPPPPPPPLPPRSDRTPAPTCTARTPPTASPTACPPTSPRRPTAPCSGRTPPWASGDPRRMTHHDPGSKGGGGGGGGSGPSSLPGKAGFVPWDGSGGMGLPDEAPYWPMHRKLSFSHSSRDTEKEDGSVWNGSTDGLLRREKDDLAVGLRGGHSGIPVRSAGRAFGHSESLAGADGPPGFRALSRGVPLPCQTFPACRNGELARLGRSSSTSGVRQVGGGDVQRQSSLPIKDALSQLQAHALAQAPCSPSLSRQQQQLQLHQQQLQQQLQQHHLQLQFQHLAQLAQGHPPTTGGAGMTTTVTVSGTVAAAAAVAAAAGAASGGSHGQRDGKLLEVIERKRCLCKEIKAHRRPDKSLYKQDSMPILPSWRQTPEPRKTGTPPCQRPQAVVWDTAI, from the exons ATGAGCTCTGGCTCCGCCCAGGATGTGGCGGTGGAGCATTTCCTGCGTGACATAGAGAGGCGTGGCCAGCGGCTCCACtgcgctgtgattggctgtgaggAGGAGCATCCCCGCGGCGACATGAACCTGCTCTATCGCAAAAGCAGACTGGACTGGAGAAATCGAGACCAGGACAGCAGTAAGAAAAG TTCCAGTCATAAGGACGCGTCCTCTGCCACGGTGGGTAAGGTGCGGGACCTGGCCTCGTTCCGCCGACACTTCCGCATGGGCTTTATGACGATGCCCGCGTCCCAGGACCTCTCCCCCCACTCGTGCGCCTCCGCCATGGCGCCGCGCTCCCAGTCCTGCCACGCGGTGGGCGCCGGCGAGCCGGGCGGCCTGGAGAACGGCGACTACCCGGACTGCGACGGGCAGCACCCGTCCCACGGCAACCGCAACCCGCCGACCAAGCCCAAGCGCCACCCCAGCACCCGGCTCACCTCCACGCCGCAGCAGGAGCACCCGCCGCGGGGCAGCATGGTCGGGCACCCCCCGCTCGaggcgccgccgccgccgccgccaccgccaccgccggcACAGGGCAGCCAAGGCCACCACTCGTCTGGCAAACACGGAGACAAGAAgaacg CCATGAAGAAGTCCGATTCGGGAGAGATGGCGGGTAAGAAGGTTCCCCCGCTGAAGCCCAAACGGAGCCCGAGCACGCAGCTGTCCTTCGACCCGCCGCTGGCGCGCATGTCCACCCCGGCCACGCCGCTGCCCTTCCAGAGCGGGGAGCCGTCGCCGCAGTCGGGCGAGGGGGGCGGCCTGGACGACGAGCCGGTCTACATCGAGATGGTGGGCCAGGTGTTCACGCGCGAGAGCGCGGCCACGCCACACCCGCCGCCGCTCACGCCCTCCGCCACCACGCCGGACTCCGACTCCGACCCGGGGGAGGCCATCTACGAGGAGATGAAGTACCCGCTGCCGGACAACCGCGAGGCCCACCGCCGCCTGCAGCTCCGGAACGAGCGCCTCAAGACCTCCAAgtcgcaccaccaccaccaccaccatcacgcCTCCAATGCGGTCTCTGCCGCGTCCTCCCCCTCTGTGGCCTCGTCCGCGCTCCCgcggccctcctcctcctccccggccTGCTCCTCATCCTCAAAGCCCAAGGCCACCGTGTCCATCTCACACTCCTCCCCGTtgccctgctcctcctcctcctcctcctccacccctgtgCCCCTCTCGTCCAGCCCGCACCCCCCACGCGCCCCCACGCCCTACCTCTTGCAGGGGGGCAAATCGGAGCTGGACTCCAACAGCAAGATCCCCGCACCCTTCCctaacctgctccagcacaAGCCCCCCCTGCTCGCCTTCCCCCAGCCCGCCGCCGCCTCCAGTGGGGTGGGGGCACAGCACAagagcacctcctcctcctcctcctcctcctccaccaccgccgccgccgcctcctcttcctccgcctCCAAGAACGcccagtcctcctcctccttatcCGGTGGggcgtcctcctcctctgccggCGGCGGCCACTCCGGCTCGGGCGGCTCCTCCAGCCTCCCCAACTCCTCCAAGGAGTCGTCCGGGGGCTCGGGGAGCGCGCAGGACAAGCAGCAGGCCGAGAGGAGGGAGGCGCAGCTGGGGCCGGCGCCTGGACTGAGAGCACGGAGTCACTCCACGCCGCTGCCTCCGTCCTCCAAGTCCTCCTCGCCATACTCCCACCACcacaatcaccaccaccaccacaatcaCCACCCGCACCACCGGCCCTCACACTACCACCACTACCGCAAGCCCGACAAGGAGACGGGCAAAGCCACGTGCTCcgcctcctccttcacctcctcctcgtgCCAGTCCACCGCGCAGACGCAGGGCAAGGAGGGGAAGTCGGTCAGCTTCCTGCTGAAGTCTGACAAAccggagagggaaagagacagggaccGGGACAGGGACCGGGATAGAGAccgggagaggacagggagagggacagggatagagacagggacagggacagggatagagagagggacgcGTCCTCTGACACGTCCACCACCACACACGcgggccacacacactcctcccagagcgcctccagcaccaccaccacctcctcctcctcttcctcctcgcagCGACCGCACTCCCGCCCCCACCTGCACCGCTCGCACACCCCCCACGGCGTCTCCCACGGCCTGCCCGCCTACAAGCCCCCGCCGGCCGACAGCCCCCTGCTCTGGACGTACCCCTCCGTGGGCTTCAGGAGACCCCCGGCGTATGACA CACCACGATCCAGGCTCCaaaggcggcggcggcggcggcggcgggagTGGGCCTTCGTCCCTGCCGGGCAAAGCAGGCTTTGTGCCCTGGGATGGGAGCGGAGGCATGGGCCTGCCGGATGAAGCGCCCTATTGGCCGATGCACAGGAAACTGTCCTTCAGTCAcagcagcagagacacagaga AGGAGGATGGCAGCGTGTGGAACGGCAGCACTGACGGCCTgctgaggagggagaaggacGACCTGGCCGTGGGGTTACGCGGAGGCCACTCGGGCATCCCGGTGCGCAGCGCTGGCAGGGCCTTCGGGCACAGCGAGAGCCTGGCCGGAGCGGACGGGCCGCCCGGGTTCAGGGCGCTGAGCAGAGGAGTGCCCTTACCCTGCCAGACTTTCCCCGCCTGCCGAAACGGAG aGTTGGCACGTCTGGGCAGGTCGTCCTCCACCTCTGGGGTGAGGCAGGTGGGTGGAGGTGACGTCCAGAGACAGAGCAGTCTGCCCATCAAGGATGCCCTCAGCCAG CTCCAGGCCCATGCTCTGGCCCAGGCCCCCTGCAGTCCTTCGTTGTCgcggcaacagcagcagcttcagctccaccagcagcagctccagcagcagctgcagcagcaccaTCTCCAGCTCCAGTTCCAGCACCTGGCCCAGCTGGCGCAGGGACACCCTCCGACCACCGGGGGCGCCGGCATGACCACCACCGTCACCGTCTCTGGCACCGTGGCTGCGGCCGCCGCTGTAGCCGCTGCCGCCGGCGCCGCTAGTGGAGGAAGCCACGGGCAGCGCGACGGCAAGCTGCTGGAGGTCATCGAGCGGAAGCGCTGCCTCTGCAAGGAGATCAAGGCCCACCGGCGGCCCGACAAGAGCCTGTACAAGCAGGACAGCATGCCCATCCTGCCCAGCTGGAGACAGACCCCGGAGCCCCGCAAGACGGGCACCCCGCCTTGCCAACGGCCCCAGGCAGTGGTGTGGGACACGGCCATCTGA